The nucleotide sequence CTTTGAATGCTCAGATTTCGAGGAATTTCTCAGAGAAAATCAGAGTTTATTTGGGTGGAGAAAACTTAACGGGCTATCAGCAAAAGGTTGCTATACTGGATGCTGGAAATCCCTTTGGAAATTACTTTGACGGAGGAGTGGTTTATGCGCCAATTATGAAACAGAATTTCTACGTTGGTGTAGATTTTAAGTTTTAAAAACTTTAGAAATATTAATCAAAAACCTCGTCAGATTTGGCGAGGTTTTATTTTTTTATTGGTGGTCTTTATTATAAAATTCAGTCATCAATTCATTTGCTTTTTCGAAGTCATTTTCTGAGACTTTTAGCTGAACGCCGCCACTTGTATTGTTGAAAAGATTGTAAGTATTGGCTAAAATATTTCCGAAAACATAAGTTTCAATGTCATTGGTTTCCAGGAAAATTTTGAGCATTTCTGCTTCGATTTCTGTATTAAAAATCTTGAGTGTGATTAGTTCCATAATTTAAATTTTTTGTCGAAGAATTTCCCGGTTGATTGCATTAATCAATTCCGGACCTTCGTAGATGAATCCTGTGTAAAGCTGAACCAGACTCGCGCCAGCTTCCAGTTTTTCCAAAGCATCCTGCGCAGTGTGAATCCCGCCAACGCCGATGATTGGAAATGCTTTTCCACTTTTTTCTGATAGAAATCTGATAACTTCCGTAGAACGTTTTGTCAAAGGTTTTCCGGAAAGTCCGCCTGTTTCAGTTTTATTTTCTGAAACCAAACTTTCTCTGGATAAAGTTGTGTTCGTCGCAATAACGCCAGCAATTTTTGTTTCTTTAACGATATCGATAATATCTAAAAGTTGAGAATCGGTCAAATCCGGAGCGATTTTCAGAAGAATTGGTTTCTGTTTTGGTTTTTGAAGATTGAGGTTTTGAAGTGTTGATAATAATTCTGTCAAAGGTTTTTTATCCTGAAGTTCACGGAGATTTGGTGTGTTTGGCGAACTGACATTAACTACAAAATAATCAACGTAAGGAAATAATTTCTCGAAACAGATTTTGTAATCATTAACTGCTTCTTCATTTGGAGTGACTTTATTCTTTCCAATATTTCCACCTATCAGAACATTTTTGTTTTTTTTCAGACGTTCAATTGCTTCATCAACACCACCGTTATTGAAACCCATTCTGTTGATAATTGCAGAATCCTCTTTCAGTCGGAACAATCGTTTTTTATCATTTCCAGCTTGAGGTTTCGGTGTCAAAGTTCCGATTTCTATGAATCCGAATCCAAGGTCAGACAATTCATTAAACAACTTGGCGTCTTTATCAAAACCTGCGGCCAATCCAACCGGATTTTTGAATTTCAATCCGAAAACTTCACGCTCGAGATGTTTGTCTTCAATTGGTTTTGGTAGAAATAATTTGGCTAGAAATCCAAAATTCTTCAAAAAAGAAAATGTAAAATGATGAACTTCTTCGGGGTCGAATTTGAAAAGAATCGGACGAATTAGGCTTTTGTACATCGGAGAAAAGTTTTACAAATTTACGTTTTTGTCAGGATAATTCTTTCAATTTGTAAAGATTTCTAAGTAAACTAAATATATTCCTGAAAATTGAAACTTAATATGTTTCCGATTTCTAAAAAACCAGGATTCACATTCAAGCTTGCGTTGATGGAAATGTTCTGATTGGTGATTGGATGTTTAAAATTAAGCTGGTGAGAATGCAACGGCATTGCAGTAATATTAAAAGTATTGAGCCACAACTTATTCTGCTTATTGCACCCGTGTTTTCTGCAACCTAAAATCGGATGTAAAATATGTTTGAAATGTTTTCTCAGTTGATGAAATCTTCCTGTCTCGGGAATCGCTTCAACAAAAGAATATCGAGAAGTTGGATGTTTTAGAAATGGTAGATCGATTTCAGAAATTTGCAGACGACGATAATAGGTGATGGCGTTTTGGACGATTTCATTTTCATTGGTCAGGTCATAGTCAATCGTTTCTTCTTCCTTTGTCCAACCGCGTAGAATCGTCAGATATTTCTTCTCAACTTCGCGATTCATAAACTGGTCACTTATTAGTTTAAGTGTTTCTTTATCAAAAGCAAATAGCAAAACGCCCGATGTTTTCCGGTCGAGACGATGAACAAGATGAACCTTTTTTCCGATTTGATTTGTCAATTTCTCTACCGCATATTCATCTGCCGGGCCAGCATATTTTGACTTATGAACCAAAAGTCCGCTCGGCTTGTTGATGGCGATAAGGTAGTCGTCTTGATAAAGAATGTCTAACATTGGGCAAAAGTAAATCTTTGGAATAAATAATTACAATTTCTACTTGTAAATTTAATTTTACCATTCACATATCAATCTTGAAAAAGATTGGATGTCAAGAAAAAATTAAACAATAAAAACTATTTACCATTTTACACTTAATTGTGTTTTTGTGTAATTAAATTCTTAAATTTGTTTTCTATTTAGAGGAAATGATAAAATCTGATTTTAAATCTATTGAAGAGGTTTTAAAAGCCTATCCAAATGAACAAGCGTGCATTGAGCACCTAGAACAAATAAGATGGAATGGTGATATTAAAAGTCCTTTTGATTCATCCTCAAAAGTTTACAGATGCAAGAATAATAGATATAGATGCAAAAACACAGGAAAATATTTCAACGTCAAAACAAATACAATCTTTGATAACACTAAACTAGGACTGCAAAAGTGGTTTGTTGCTTTATATATTGTTGATTCTAAACAGCATATCTCTTCGCTTCAATTAAGTAGAGATATCGGAATTACACAAAAGTCTGCTTGGTTAATGTTGCAAAGAATTCGAAAATGCTTTGGTATTGAGAGCAATTTATCATCTTAATTTTAAATATTAAAAACTTTTTAACTTATGGATAATCAGGAACAATATTCAAACTTTATATTCTATCAGGATGAAAATGGAAATACTAATATTCAAGTAATTGTTGATAGTGATTCTGAAACTATTTGGGCTTCTCAAAAAGCAATGGGAGAAATTTTTAATGTCGAATCAAATACTATTACTTACCATTTAGGAGAGATTTTTAAAACAGAAGAATTAGTTGAAAATTCAGTTACTCGAAAAATTCGAGCAACTGCTTTAGATGGGAAAAAATATAACACAAAATTTTATAACCTAGATGCAATTATTTCTGTTGGTTATCGTGTAAATTCAATCCAAGCAACAGCTTTCAGAAAATGGGCAACAAATGTTTTGAAAGAGTATATGGTAAAAGGGTTTGCTTTAAATGATGAAAGATTAAAACAAGGAAATCAATTATTTGGAAAAGATTATTTTGCGGAATTACTTGAAAGGATTAGAGAAATCCGTGCAAGTGAAAGATTGTTTTACCAAAAAATAACCGACATCTACGCAACCTCAATAGATTATGATGTACATTCCCCAATTACACAGGAGTTTTATGCCACCGTTCAGAACAAATTGCATTGGGCAATTCATCACCATACAGCAGCAGAATTAATACAATTAAGAGCAAATGCAAAATATCCTAATATGGGATTAACTTCATTCAAGAATGAAAAAAAAGGAGGCAAGATATTAAAGTCTGATGTTGGTGTAGCAAAAAATTATTTGAAAGAAGATGAAATAGCTGAGTTAAACAGGATTGTTTCGATGTACTTAGACTTTGCGGAAAATATGGCGAAGCGAAATAAAGAAATGAAAATGGTTGATTGGATAAAAAGGCTAGATGCTTTTCTCGAATTCAATGAATATAATATTTTAAAAGATTCCGGTAAGGTTTCTGCTAAATTTGCCAAAACGTTCGCAGAAAATGAATATGAAAAATTTAGAATTATTCAGGACATCGAATATAAATCTGATTTTGATAAAACGGTTGAAGAAATTAAAGCAACTGGAAAAGTCCCCAAATACTCTCCGTTTAGTATTAAAAAAGCTCTTGAAGGATTAGAAAGTAACTTATCTGACTTCGACAAAAAGCTTAAAGAGGGCCTAAACTTTAATCCAAAAGATGACCGATAAAATGTACCTCAAAATAAATGGATTTACTTTTAATATCGTTTATGTAAACTTGTCTTAGTACAAAAAATGAATGTAAAAAATTTGCAGTAAAATTCCTACTTTTGCACTTCAATTCAACATAAATTATGGCAAAGCAAGAAGATGTTTTCAAAAAAGTGGTTTCCCACGCTAAAGAATATGGTTTTATTTTTCCTTCCAGCGAAATCTATGACGGACTTTCGGCCATCTACGATTACGGACAGAACGGCGCGGAACTGAAAAATAACATCAAACAATACTGGTGGAAAGCGATGGTTCAGCTGAACGAAAATATCGTTGGGATTGATTCTGCCATTTTTATGCACCCAACCATCTGGAAGGCCTCCGGACACGTGGATGCGTTCAACGACCCTTTGATTGATAACAAAGATTCTAAAAAACGCTTCCGCGCCGATGTTTTGGTGGAAGATTACTGCGCCAAAATCGAGGACAAGGAAAATAAAGAAATAGAAAAAGCGGCGAAGAGATTTGGTGACGCTTTCAACAAAGCTGAATTTGTAGCTACGAATCCAAGAGTTTTGGAATACAGAGCTAAAAGAGAGGCTATCCTTTCCAGACTGGCAAAATCTCTTGAAAAAGAAGACCTTGCGGACGTAAAAGCTTTGATTGAGGAATTGGAAATTGCTGACCCAGATACCGGTTCTAAAAACTGGACGGAAGTGAGACAATTCAACCTAATGTTTGGAACTAAACTGGGAGCCTCTACAGATTCTGCAACAGACCTTTATCTAAGACCGGAAACGGCTCAAGGTATTTTTGTGAATTATCTTAATGTTCAGAAAACTTCTCGTCATAAACTGCCTTTCGGGATTGCTCAGATTGGTAAAGCCTTTAGAAATGAGATTGTTGCGAGACAATTCATCTTCCGAATGAGAGAATTTGAACAGATGGAAATGCAATATTTTGTTCCACCTGGAACGGAGTTGGAGTTCTATGAAAATTGGAAAAAAACACGTCTTAACTGGCATTTGGCGCTTGGTTTAGGCGAAGATAATTACCGTTTCCACGACCACGAAAAGTTAGCGCACTATGCTAACGCTGCGGCTGATATCGAGTTTAATTTTCCGTTTGGCTTCAAAGAATTAGAAGGAATCCACAGTAGAACAGACTTTGACCTTTCGGCTCACGAAAAATTCTCTGGTAGAAAGATTCAGTATTTTGACCCGGAAAGAAATGAGAATTATGTGCCTTACGTTGTAGAAACATCGGTTGGTTTGGACAGATTGTTTTTGGCAATTTTCTCAACTTGTCTTAAGGATGAAGTTTTGGAAGATGGTTCCGAAAGAACAGTTTTAAGTTTGCCACCGGCTTTGGCACCAGTAAAAGCAGCAATTTTGCCTTTGGTTAAAAAAGATGGTTTACCTGAATTTGCTGACAAGATTTTCAATGATTTGAAATTTGATTTCAATGTGATTTTTGAAGAGAAAGACAGCATCGGAAAACGTTACAGAAGACAGGATGCAATCGGAACGCCTTTCTGTATCACTGTGGATCACGATTCTTTGAATGACAACACAGTAACTTTAAGATACAGAGATACAATGGAACAGGAAAGAGTTCCGGTTTCTGAACTGAGAAGAATTATTGATGAGAAAGTGAATTTCAGAACGTTGCTTTCGAAGATTTAAGTCTTTGAGAGCCTCAGACTGACAAACTTTTTCAGTATAATATAATAAAAATCCCGACATTTGAGTTCGGGATTTTTTAATTTTGAAGAATTACTGCACTATGAAAAAAATTTTATTCTATTTTGTAATTACCTTCTTTTTTATTTCTTGCTCCTCGCGAGATGATGATGAAAATCAAAATGGAGATGCAATTATATTGCCGAAGAGTATTATAACCAAAGCTTCATCAGGAGACCTAATTTCGGAATATCAATATGATGGAAAAAAACTAAAAGCTATTAGAGTAAATAATATTTTAAGAAGCGTTATTACATACACAGATAACTTTATTACAAAAATAGAAAGCTATGATACATCTGGAATAATTACTTCTGAATTTAATTATGAATATAAAAATAACAGGTTGTCCAAAACTCATTATAAAATTGGAACCATTACGACCAACATTTTTTATACGTGGATTGATGACAATCATGTATCTATAGAAGATGATAAATATAAACCTGCTAATGCAATAGACAAAACTGATATTTTTTTCAATAAAGGTAATGTGGTAAAATTAACCAATCACCTTTATTATCCAAACAACTACACTATAGATAAGGTTGAAACTGTTGAAAGCGACAACAAAAATAATCCGTTCAAAAATATAGAAGGATATTCATTAATCGCATTTGATATTAGCTCAAATTTTTTTTCTCAATCTAATAATATCAAAAGGATAACAACTGCAAGAACAGGAACATTGAATGGACAGCCTTTCTCCGAAAATTACTACAGAATTTTTCAACATTCTTATAACAGCAAAGACTTTCCAGAATTATATAGTGTAAATAGTTCATACGGATATACTGATACTTATGAAATTAGCTATTTTGAAAAATAATCCAATCATCTTTTTCGCAGAAATCCAGCAACACCAAGACATCAATGCTGCTTTTGTCAATTTTCCATTTGATACCGTTGAATTATTTGGCAAGAAAGGACAAGTTAAAGTGAAAGTTCTGCTAGATGATAAAGTGGTGTACAGAAGCAGCCTTGCCAATATGGGCGACGATTGTCACAGATTAGGATTGACTCAGGCGATTAGAAAAGAATTAGGGAAGACATTTGGAGACATTGTTGAAGTTAAACTTTGGGAAGACAAAGAAGAACGGATTGTTATTGTTCCCAATGATGTTCAGGAATTACTTAATCAAAACAAAAAAGCGAAAGAATTCTATGATAAAATGTCCTACACTTATAAAAAAGAATACATCCACTGGATTGACGATGCCAAAAAAGAAGAAACCCGCGAACGCCGGAAAGTCAAAATGATAGAAATGCTTCTTACGGGAAAAAAAGGGATTTAAATATTT is from Epilithonimonas vandammei and encodes:
- a CDS encoding quinone-dependent dihydroorotate dehydrogenase; protein product: MYKSLIRPILFKFDPEEVHHFTFSFLKNFGFLAKLFLPKPIEDKHLEREVFGLKFKNPVGLAAGFDKDAKLFNELSDLGFGFIEIGTLTPKPQAGNDKKRLFRLKEDSAIINRMGFNNGGVDEAIERLKKNKNVLIGGNIGKNKVTPNEEAVNDYKICFEKLFPYVDYFVVNVSSPNTPNLRELQDKKPLTELLSTLQNLNLQKPKQKPILLKIAPDLTDSQLLDIIDIVKETKIAGVIATNTTLSRESLVSENKTETGGLSGKPLTKRSTEVIRFLSEKSGKAFPIIGVGGIHTAQDALEKLEAGASLVQLYTGFIYEGPELINAINREILRQKI
- a CDS encoding glycine--tRNA ligase; this encodes MAKQEDVFKKVVSHAKEYGFIFPSSEIYDGLSAIYDYGQNGAELKNNIKQYWWKAMVQLNENIVGIDSAIFMHPTIWKASGHVDAFNDPLIDNKDSKKRFRADVLVEDYCAKIEDKENKEIEKAAKRFGDAFNKAEFVATNPRVLEYRAKREAILSRLAKSLEKEDLADVKALIEELEIADPDTGSKNWTEVRQFNLMFGTKLGASTDSATDLYLRPETAQGIFVNYLNVQKTSRHKLPFGIAQIGKAFRNEIVARQFIFRMREFEQMEMQYFVPPGTELEFYENWKKTRLNWHLALGLGEDNYRFHDHEKLAHYANAAADIEFNFPFGFKELEGIHSRTDFDLSAHEKFSGRKIQYFDPERNENYVPYVVETSVGLDRLFLAIFSTCLKDEVLEDGSERTVLSLPPALAPVKAAILPLVKKDGLPEFADKIFNDLKFDFNVIFEEKDSIGKRYRRQDAIGTPFCITVDHDSLNDNTVTLRYRDTMEQERVPVSELRRIIDEKVNFRTLLSKI
- a CDS encoding YdeI/OmpD-associated family protein is translated as MKLAILKNNPIIFFAEIQQHQDINAAFVNFPFDTVELFGKKGQVKVKVLLDDKVVYRSSLANMGDDCHRLGLTQAIRKELGKTFGDIVEVKLWEDKEERIVIVPNDVQELLNQNKKAKEFYDKMSYTYKKEYIHWIDDAKKEETRERRKVKMIEMLLTGKKGI
- a CDS encoding pseudouridine synthase, giving the protein MLDILYQDDYLIAINKPSGLLVHKSKYAGPADEYAVEKLTNQIGKKVHLVHRLDRKTSGVLLFAFDKETLKLISDQFMNREVEKKYLTILRGWTKEEETIDYDLTNENEIVQNAITYYRRLQISEIDLPFLKHPTSRYSFVEAIPETGRFHQLRKHFKHILHPILGCRKHGCNKQNKLWLNTFNITAMPLHSHQLNFKHPITNQNISINASLNVNPGFLEIGNILSFNFQEYI
- a CDS encoding putative signal transducing protein, with the translated sequence MELITLKIFNTEIEAEMLKIFLETNDIETYVFGNILANTYNLFNNTSGGVQLKVSENDFEKANELMTEFYNKDHQ
- a CDS encoding virulence RhuM family protein, whose amino-acid sequence is MDNQEQYSNFIFYQDENGNTNIQVIVDSDSETIWASQKAMGEIFNVESNTITYHLGEIFKTEELVENSVTRKIRATALDGKKYNTKFYNLDAIISVGYRVNSIQATAFRKWATNVLKEYMVKGFALNDERLKQGNQLFGKDYFAELLERIREIRASERLFYQKITDIYATSIDYDVHSPITQEFYATVQNKLHWAIHHHTAAELIQLRANAKYPNMGLTSFKNEKKGGKILKSDVGVAKNYLKEDEIAELNRIVSMYLDFAENMAKRNKEMKMVDWIKRLDAFLEFNEYNILKDSGKVSAKFAKTFAENEYEKFRIIQDIEYKSDFDKTVEEIKATGKVPKYSPFSIKKALEGLESNLSDFDKKLKEGLNFNPKDDR